The genomic window caattttatttaatacattgatGATATTCATATGTAGAACGGTAGCTCTTTCAACGATGTCCTTTCAACTTAAGGAAAAAGGCAGACAACAAACCGAACAACTCTGGCACTGTACCACTTACCATTTTGCCACGGAGACAGGGTCAATTCTAGGCTTATACTGTGACGTTCATCAATCGCTCGTGCCAAGCTCGTGGTTTTACTTCACAATATGACATAAGTCAGCGGTCTACGGATATTAATCCACATcacttgatatttattatattatgattattaatatgatattaaatttaaaacgaattgtattaataattaataattttaattttataataattgtttttaaaaatcttaataaacgttgtaaattagttaaataaagtGGTAAATTATTcgaatagaatttaatatcaaaataactaaaacacaTCTCCAGAAAACTTCGTCGAAAAGAAAGTCAAAAAAGTTCAATCCAGCAAAATGGcgaaaaatacctaataaacaaataaaattattagaaactcctatattcataatatttgtttcacaataaatttaagatattgtacctacttacgatgatcatatattattatataggtattcatgGAACGCATCCATCCCACAAGCATCCTTTTTCCAGCGCATATTCTAGACACGAGCTGTGACCATTTGACGCAGCCTCGTCACACGTGGTTATGTCCCACAAGCAACCGTTATTGTGTGCGTAGATAAGACAATGGAGATGGCCACTAGCTACAGCTGCTTCGCACGTCATTCTGTCCCACAGACAGCCATTTTCGTGGGCATATGCCAGGCACGTGAGGTGACCATGGGCCGCAGCTTCCCGGCAAGTGAACGAGTCCCACGGGCAGCCGTGGTCGTGTGCATACTTCAGAACGTCAATATGCCCACCGGCCGCTGCCGCCTCACACGTGGACGCGTCCCACGGACAACCATTGTCTTTGAGGTACTTTAGACACTCAAGTTGGCCACTGCCAGCCGCTTTCTCGCACACGATCTCGTCCCATGGACAGCCCTGTTCCCGGGCATACCGCAGACACTCTAAATGGCCGTTGGCTGCGGCGTATTCACACACCGACACATCCCACGGACAGCCATGGTCGTGAGCGTACTTTAGGCACTCGAGTCTTCCGTTGGCGGCAGCCTGGACACTTATGGTTCGTGTCCATGGGAACCCGCGGCTTTCGGCGAACGCTAAGCATTCTAAATGTCCATTTGCAGCGGCGTTTTCGCTCATCGAATCGGGTGTACTGTATTTGTAATCATTGCAGTTGGACGATAtggcttgaaaaaaaataaacactaggTTACAAAATGAAGAGATATTATGGTAGGATGAGATTGCGGTTCACCcatccaaaaataaataactttcgaccattattttatttattgtattaagatAAATGCCAAAATTGGCTCAAATAtagaatagtataaatatatataatatataataatatattattatattattattatatattttatatattatataataataataacaacagcaAATAAACCTAAGATTATaggactatattataaaaccggataactcataatataaaatgtatgtttagaaattaaaaaagtcaaGTCTCAACTCATTCCTAATCATTAGAATCCTCTCAAAGAGATagttacatacataataaaaaaaattagaacaagttcatgaataatattgaagtattataatttaaaacaaatatattaaataaaatatttatgaaaagcCTTTGAAAGTCTTAGCTAGGAATACTATTTGAAAAATCCCCTTCACCCcttcacaaaaattattaatatttaccacaACAATCAATCGATATCAAATATACAGACTTGAATTAAAAGATACAGGTTATCGATTAGCCTTTAAAGTAGTATTTAACATGGTTATACGAAAATTAAGTAACACTGATTGGGTTATaggaataaaagtaaatacagTGAGAAATATTCGAATTTGTTATAGTCTTTATATTCGTTCAGACCATATATTGCTTACCTACctacatcatttttaaatttatcattataatgaaaatcaacATCCATAATATTTGATCTTGTCTCGTTCTTCAGGTATCTCAGTACATCGATACAGCAAGACTGAATATCGATTTTTAATGTCtccaaattatcataaaatgttctaTCATCGTAGTCACAAACACAGTATGCCAACTTTgataaagaaaacattttacagctgtgaaaaacaataaaatgttaataatgtattagtataataaatatattgaacagTAGGATACATTTGCTGATCTTAGAATCTACCTTCCTAACCCTCTTACCAGTAACTGGCTGATCCTAGGATCGACAAATGTATCCTACTTTGAACCAAAATTATACTCGAGAAGGTATatcaaaggtttttttttcgattcaaAGAATTcacattatttagtttaagtataaaataatatattttaaataatttgaattttcttatacttaaaagatataaaataatatacaataaaaaccgtaagatcaatttaaattttccattCACATCCTTCTAAATTAACTGTACATATTTACTTGTTtctataactacctatatattatacagtttatgtaatattatataaatacgtagGTTAAATTaggctataaatatattttatgtgagcTATAACAGTATTTCTCAACCTTTTTTAATGTCACAACCctcaaaataggtataaaatttagtaaatcaCTTCGCTACCCTCTAtgtatattaagtacaaatttaaacaatataaaaaaaaagaatcatacttatatgaataatacgagtatattatatttttaataaatgttttagtaaaaagtcgaaactatattatattatttttaccattttacagcgagaaaaattaatttatttgatttctaCATCATACGATATTATGATCTACTAATTTTAgatttctaaatataaatttagagtgttaatacactttttttatttacacctTAATATACTCCATTACTCCCGTTATTGTGTCAGCACTAAAATGACTAAAAGTCATcaacatattacatatgagtatttattataaattcatatttcatactagccaatattaaaaaatagttatctgCAAAGTACAAAAGtttatctgtattttttttttaaatttaaatggagtaataattatataattagtatactttgctttattaaaatatgttttgaaactgataatttaaaacgtttacaGAGTTAGATTTCCTAACTTTTTTGAAttcatttacataattatttttattatttgaattaaagtaataaaactgttatttCAATACgataactataaacatttattaattgctGCTATTTCAGCCAActagtataactatatacgtatagtgtttaaatacataaaattcgTTTCTGTgatacagttatttattattacagtgtcATGGTTAAGAAGAATTCATCGAATAAAGAATAACATATTCTCCtcttaaagtattaaatgagAAATTTACCTACCGACCGTAAAAGCGTATCAACGTATATACCTGCTACATAATCAATCAAGCAAATTACTATTTTGTCTAATGTCAAAATCCAATCACCGTCTTCTGCAACCAGTTCAATGCCTAACATTGCAGTGATGTCTGGTGTGAATGATGATGTATTGGAAATCCGATCATTGACTTCTGCATCGATGCAACAAACTTCCGATGGACCGGTAGTACTTAAAGTGGGGAGGGACGAATTCGCCGGTCCACCGAAGAAATTGTGGTGTTCGATGCCGAATATACACTTAAAGTTTGATGCAAACAATGCGACTAAATCTAAATACATTCCGATGATGCAAGTTTTGACCAACGCTGAAAATGGACCAGTAAAACTGGTATTAGATCCGATAACCGACCTCGGTATTGTCGCTGATGAGCTCACGGCAACCACGGTCGAAAAGAACCCCACTACCGTTCGTTGTGGAAACGAACGAAAAATTTGTCCGTCATATGTTTTGTCGTGCTTGACATACCTAGtaggaattaaaatataatttataatctccTAACATATGCCTGCacgttatttaaaatgaaaagcaATTACTTCACTTTAGTCTTcaacttaaaacttaatataatattagaatggttattacttattcattacttattaatttattatgaaaatagtgttgatttaatgatttacacaataaatggttttattatgttacttaattggtttgtatttttttttattattatgtattatttattaaataagaacaacacgtatttgtaaaaatgactttatattattattataggtacaaactataaaagtttttttaacctatgtaaaaaaaaa from Aphis gossypii isolate Hap1 chromosome 1, ASM2018417v2, whole genome shotgun sequence includes these protein-coding regions:
- the LOC114120863 gene encoding uncharacterized protein LOC114120863, translating into MFSLSKLAYCVCDYDDRTFYDNLETLKIDIQSCCIDVLRYLKNETRSNIMDVDFHYNDKFKNDVAISSNCNDYKYSTPDSMSENAAANGHLECLAFAESRGFPWTRTISVQAAANGRLECLKYAHDHGCPWDVSVCEYAAANGHLECLRYAREQGCPWDEIVCEKAAGSGQLECLKYLKDNGCPWDASTCEAAAAGGHIDVLKYAHDHGCPWDSFTCREAAAHGHLTCLAYAHENGCLWDRMTCEAAVASGHLHCLIYAHNNGCLWDITTCDEAASNGHSSCLEYALEKGCLWDGCVP